One genomic region from Streptomyces sp. NBC_00457 encodes:
- a CDS encoding cysteine dioxygenase: MSVSSSVPASAPTVPTQADLLNFVRRTAADAALVALLPLDPEGRTWVRLEGPGGSEAWLIGWPPGTGTGWHDHADSVGAFLTAAGELKENSLAARLPTDGWKTLELSEDVDRERRLPTGQGRSFGHHHVHEVLNESPDRHAISVHAYYPPLPQIRRYSRTGPILRLEQVERPEDWQ; encoded by the coding sequence GTGTCTGTCTCCAGCTCTGTCCCTGCCTCGGCGCCGACGGTGCCCACCCAGGCGGACCTTCTCAATTTCGTACGACGCACAGCGGCCGACGCCGCGTTGGTCGCCTTGCTTCCCCTCGACCCCGAAGGCCGCACCTGGGTGCGTCTGGAGGGGCCCGGCGGCAGTGAGGCCTGGCTGATCGGCTGGCCGCCCGGCACAGGCACCGGCTGGCACGACCACGCCGACTCGGTCGGTGCCTTCCTGACCGCCGCCGGCGAGCTCAAGGAGAACTCGCTCGCCGCCCGGCTCCCCACCGACGGCTGGAAGACCCTGGAACTCAGCGAGGACGTGGACCGGGAGCGCCGACTGCCGACCGGCCAGGGCCGCTCCTTCGGCCACCACCACGTCCACGAGGTCCTCAACGAGTCGCCGGACCGGCACGCCATCTCCGTCCACGCCTACTACCCGCCCCTGCCACAGATCCGCCGTTACAGCCGCACCGGGCCGATCCTGCGCCTGGAGCAGGTCGAGCGCCCTGAGGACTGGCAGTGA